A DNA window from Apium graveolens cultivar Ventura unplaced genomic scaffold, ASM990537v1 ctg5782, whole genome shotgun sequence contains the following coding sequences:
- the LOC141702829 gene encoding putative tocopherol O-methyltransferase, chloroplastic isoform X2 yields the protein MTTTTCYSVRILSAFNTFQTTFSSAATRLSSVGARKQLKPPSASVSSNEIEVLQKGIAELYDESSGLWEDIWGEHMHHGFYDPDSSVSISDHRLAQIRMVEESLAFAYGSEPAKIPKKIVDVGCGIGGSSRYLARKYGAQCQGITLSPVQAQRAQALAAGQGLSDKVSFQVGDALNQPFPDGEFDLIWSMESGEHMPNKEKFVSELARVAAPGATIILVTWCHRILSPSEESLRPDEKKLLDRICDAYYLPAWCSASDYVKLMESLSLEDIKTADWSENVAPFWPAVIESALTWKGFTSLLRSGWKTIRGALVMPLMIEGYKKDLIKFSIITCRKPA from the exons ATGACAACCACCACGTGCTACTCGGTCCGAATACTCTCAGCCTTCAACACATTTCAGACCACCTTCTCCTCGGCCGCCACTCGCCTCAGTTCTGTCGGAGCCAGGAAGCAGTTGAAGCCGCCTAGCGCATCCGTGTCGTCGAATGAGATTGAGGTGTTGCAGAAGGGGATTGCTGAGTTGTATGATGAGTCTTCAGGGCTGTGGGAAGATATATGGGGTGAACATATGCATCATGGCTTTTATGATCCTGATTCGTCTGTTTCGATATCGGATCATCGGCTTGCTCAGATTCGGATGGTTGAGGAATCTCTTGCTTTTGCTTATGGTTCTG AGCCAGCTAAAATACCAAAAAAGATAGTTGATGTCGGGTGTGGAATAGGAGGCAGCTCAAGGTATTTAGCAAGGAAATATGGTGCTCAATGTCAAGGAATCACTTTGAGCCCTGTACAAGCCCAAAGAGCTCAAGCTCTTGCTGCAGGTCAAGGACTATCTGATAAG GTTTCCTTTCAAGTTGGAGATGCTCTGAATCAACCTTTTCCTGATGGAGAATTTGACCTCATTTGGTCCATGGAGAGTGGAGAACACATGCCAAACAAAGAGAAG TTTGTTAGTGAATTAGCCCGAGTGGCTGCCCCAGGAGCCACAATAATACTTGTTACATGGTGCCATAGAATTCTCTCCCCTTCTGAGGAGTCCTTGCGCCCGGATGAGAAAAAACTATTGGACAGGATCTGTGATGCGTACTATCTCCCAGCTTGGTGTTCTGCTTCTGATTATGTAAAATTAATGGAGTCCCTTTCTCTTGAG GATATAAAAACAGCAGACTGGTCAGAGAATGTTGCACCATTTTGGCCAGCAGTGATAGAATCAGCTTTGACATGGAAGGGTTTTACATCATTGTTGCGAAGTG GATGGAAGACAATCAGAGGGGCACTGGTGATGCCACTGATGATCGAAGGATACAAGAAAGACCTGATCAAATTTTCTATTATTACATGTCGGAAACCTGCATAG
- the LOC141702829 gene encoding putative tocopherol O-methyltransferase, chloroplastic isoform X1, which produces MTTTTCYSVRILSAFNTFQTTFSSAATRLSSVGARKQLKPPSASVSSNEIEVLQKGIAELYDESSGLWEDIWGEHMHHGFYDPDSSVSISDHRLAQIRMVEESLAFAYGSAEPAKIPKKIVDVGCGIGGSSRYLARKYGAQCQGITLSPVQAQRAQALAAGQGLSDKVSFQVGDALNQPFPDGEFDLIWSMESGEHMPNKEKFVSELARVAAPGATIILVTWCHRILSPSEESLRPDEKKLLDRICDAYYLPAWCSASDYVKLMESLSLEDIKTADWSENVAPFWPAVIESALTWKGFTSLLRSGWKTIRGALVMPLMIEGYKKDLIKFSIITCRKPA; this is translated from the exons ATGACAACCACCACGTGCTACTCGGTCCGAATACTCTCAGCCTTCAACACATTTCAGACCACCTTCTCCTCGGCCGCCACTCGCCTCAGTTCTGTCGGAGCCAGGAAGCAGTTGAAGCCGCCTAGCGCATCCGTGTCGTCGAATGAGATTGAGGTGTTGCAGAAGGGGATTGCTGAGTTGTATGATGAGTCTTCAGGGCTGTGGGAAGATATATGGGGTGAACATATGCATCATGGCTTTTATGATCCTGATTCGTCTGTTTCGATATCGGATCATCGGCTTGCTCAGATTCGGATGGTTGAGGAATCTCTTGCTTTTGCTTATGGTTCTG CAGAGCCAGCTAAAATACCAAAAAAGATAGTTGATGTCGGGTGTGGAATAGGAGGCAGCTCAAGGTATTTAGCAAGGAAATATGGTGCTCAATGTCAAGGAATCACTTTGAGCCCTGTACAAGCCCAAAGAGCTCAAGCTCTTGCTGCAGGTCAAGGACTATCTGATAAG GTTTCCTTTCAAGTTGGAGATGCTCTGAATCAACCTTTTCCTGATGGAGAATTTGACCTCATTTGGTCCATGGAGAGTGGAGAACACATGCCAAACAAAGAGAAG TTTGTTAGTGAATTAGCCCGAGTGGCTGCCCCAGGAGCCACAATAATACTTGTTACATGGTGCCATAGAATTCTCTCCCCTTCTGAGGAGTCCTTGCGCCCGGATGAGAAAAAACTATTGGACAGGATCTGTGATGCGTACTATCTCCCAGCTTGGTGTTCTGCTTCTGATTATGTAAAATTAATGGAGTCCCTTTCTCTTGAG GATATAAAAACAGCAGACTGGTCAGAGAATGTTGCACCATTTTGGCCAGCAGTGATAGAATCAGCTTTGACATGGAAGGGTTTTACATCATTGTTGCGAAGTG GATGGAAGACAATCAGAGGGGCACTGGTGATGCCACTGATGATCGAAGGATACAAGAAAGACCTGATCAAATTTTCTATTATTACATGTCGGAAACCTGCATAG